A single region of the Candidatus Manganitrophaceae bacterium genome encodes:
- a CDS encoding elongation factor G — MAIISQVRNIGISAHIDSGKTTLTERALFYTGKIHKIEEVRGKSGVGATMDSMDLEREKGITIQSAATYCEWKNYIINIIDTPGHVDFTIEVERALRVLDAAILVLCGVSGVQSQSITVDRQMRRYKVPRIAFINKLDRTGADPFRVIKQLREKLGHNAHAISMPIGAEMDFQGTVDLTNMKAYYFDGDNGENVREEEIPAELKAQAENLRHDLVEAISDFDDNIAEKFLEEEPVSTDELRKAIRKATISLQFIPVMMGSAFKNKGVQLLLDGVGYYLPNPTQITNEAHDQDNDEAKVILESTPDKPLVMLAFKLEDGRYGQLTYMRVYQGIVRKGDTIHNVTTGKKVRVSRLVRMHSDEMHDIDSAEAGDIVALFGVDCASGNTFTDGTIRHTMTSMYVPDAVISLAVWPKKKGDAGNFSKALNRFMREDPTFRVHRDDESNQTIVSGMGELHLQIYIERIKREYSCEIESGEPQVAYRETISQKAEFKYTHKKQTGGSGQFAKMGGYIEPLPSDAVETFEFVEDIKGGAIPREYIPACEKGFREQIKTGSLIGFPVVGVRVVLNDGAFHAVDSSEMAFKTCAIAAFKEVYPHGKPIILEPIMKLGCEAPVEFQGGVIGLLNQRRGVILGTINNETFVQIEAEVPLSAMFGFSTDLRSGTQGKGEFSMEFLKYAPVPKQISAELIKAYQDEKAAENK; from the coding sequence ATGGCGATCATCAGTCAAGTTAGAAATATTGGTATTTCAGCCCACATCGATTCTGGCAAAACAACTCTGACGGAACGGGCCTTATTTTACACGGGAAAAATCCACAAGATTGAAGAGGTCCGCGGAAAATCAGGAGTGGGCGCGACGATGGATTCGATGGATTTGGAGCGGGAAAAAGGAATCACGATCCAATCGGCCGCAACCTATTGCGAATGGAAAAACTACATCATCAACATCATCGATACTCCCGGCCACGTCGATTTTACCATTGAGGTGGAACGAGCCCTTCGTGTGCTTGATGCTGCCATTCTCGTCCTTTGTGGCGTCTCTGGCGTCCAAAGCCAATCGATCACGGTTGACCGCCAGATGCGCCGCTACAAGGTTCCTCGGATCGCCTTCATCAACAAATTGGACAGGACGGGAGCCGACCCCTTCCGAGTCATCAAACAGCTCCGTGAAAAGTTGGGGCACAACGCACACGCCATCAGTATGCCCATCGGAGCGGAAATGGATTTCCAAGGAACGGTCGATCTCACCAATATGAAAGCCTACTACTTTGATGGCGACAACGGAGAGAATGTTCGAGAGGAAGAGATTCCGGCCGAGTTGAAGGCCCAGGCCGAGAACCTCCGCCATGATCTGGTCGAAGCGATCAGCGACTTCGACGACAACATCGCCGAGAAATTCCTAGAGGAGGAACCCGTTTCAACCGACGAACTTCGCAAGGCAATCCGTAAGGCGACCATCTCTCTTCAATTCATCCCCGTGATGATGGGCTCCGCATTCAAGAACAAAGGCGTTCAACTTCTTCTCGACGGGGTCGGTTACTATCTTCCCAATCCCACTCAGATCACCAATGAGGCGCACGATCAGGACAACGACGAAGCCAAAGTCATCTTAGAAAGCACGCCCGACAAGCCGCTCGTCATGCTCGCCTTTAAATTGGAAGATGGTCGCTATGGTCAGTTGACCTATATGCGTGTTTATCAGGGAATAGTCAGAAAAGGAGACACGATCCATAATGTGACAACAGGGAAGAAGGTCCGCGTCTCCCGGCTGGTCCGGATGCACTCCGACGAGATGCACGATATCGACTCTGCTGAAGCGGGAGATATTGTGGCGCTTTTCGGTGTTGACTGCGCTTCCGGAAACACCTTCACCGATGGGACCATCCGCCACACCATGACCTCAATGTATGTCCCTGACGCCGTCATCTCCCTGGCCGTCTGGCCGAAAAAGAAGGGAGACGCCGGAAACTTTTCTAAAGCGCTCAACCGCTTTATGAGAGAAGATCCCACTTTTCGTGTTCACCGCGACGATGAGAGCAACCAGACCATCGTTTCCGGCATGGGTGAGCTTCACCTTCAAATTTATATCGAACGAATAAAACGGGAATACAGCTGTGAGATCGAGTCGGGAGAACCGCAGGTTGCCTACCGGGAAACAATCTCTCAGAAGGCCGAGTTCAAGTACACCCATAAAAAGCAGACCGGCGGTTCTGGACAATTCGCAAAAATGGGAGGATACATCGAACCGCTCCCATCCGATGCGGTTGAGACCTTTGAGTTTGTCGAAGACATCAAGGGAGGCGCAATCCCGCGCGAATATATCCCTGCCTGTGAGAAGGGATTTCGTGAACAAATCAAGACCGGTTCGCTCATCGGGTTTCCTGTGGTGGGTGTTCGTGTCGTCCTAAACGACGGCGCCTTCCATGCGGTCGACTCTTCTGAAATGGCCTTCAAAACCTGCGCGATCGCCGCTTTTAAGGAAGTCTATCCTCACGGCAAACCGATTATCCTGGAGCCGATTATGAAATTGGGATGCGAAGCGCCCGTCGAATTCCAAGGAGGTGTGATCGGACTGCTCAATCAGAGACGGGGTGTTATCCTCGGAACGATAAACAACGAGACCTTCGTTCAAATCGAGGCCGAGGTTCCGCTTTCCGCAATGTTCGGATTTTCCACTGATCTCCGAAGTGGTACGCAGGGAAAGGGTGAATTCTCAATGGAGTTTCTGAAATATGCCCCAGTACCAAAACAAATCTCCGCAGAGTTGATCAAGGCCTACCAAGACGAAAAAGCCGCAGAGAATAAATAA